From a single Osmerus eperlanus chromosome 8, fOsmEpe2.1, whole genome shotgun sequence genomic region:
- the prph2lb gene encoding peripherin 2-like b, translating to MAVLKVTFTKTNRGKLAQVLWVLNWISVVTGIILFSLGLFLKIEIQKRRELMSGHEIRSVPNMLIATGLVACCINFLGGKICYDCVDTNKFLRWKLLMLPYIVCTFFFTFCILVGALMCYTMHNQLEESLFQGLRGAMRYYKDTDTPGRCYLKRTVDMLQIQFQCCGNVGHRDWFHIQWISNRYLDMTSSEVSDRFRSNVEGKYLMDAVPFSCCNTYSPRPCIQQQVTNNSAHYNYDYQTEDRNLWKRGCHQALLDHYTNIMQSIGCTVLIIWLFELLVLTGVRYLQTAMENVLRLGDLDSESDGWLLENSIAETARSNFNIIKNLGKCYQVDDDPNINVPSVAQQEVPTRQIPVAS from the exons ATGGCCGTCTTAAAGGTGACATTTACCAAGACCAATCGGGGCAAGCTGGCTCAGGTCTTGTGGGTGCTCAACTGGATTTCTGTGGTGACAGGCATTATCCTCTTCAGCCTGGGTCTTTTTCTCAAGATAGAGATTCAAAAGCGTCGGGAATTGATGTCGGGCCATGAGATCCGCTCTGTGCCCAACATGCTCATCGCCACAGGCCTGGTGGCCTGCTGCATCAACTTCCTGGGTGGCAAGATCTGCTACGACTGCGTCGACACCAACAAGTTCCTGCGCTGGAAGCTCTTGATGCTTCCGTACATCGTGTGTACCTTCTTCTTCACCTTCTGCATCCTCGTGGGGGCCCTCATGTGCTACACCATGCATAACCAACTGGAGGAGTCGCTGTTTCAGGGGTTGCGCGGTGCCATGCGTTACTACAAAGACACGGATACGCCAGGTCGATGTTACCTCAAGCGCACCGTGGACATGTTGCAAATCCAGTTCCAGTGTTGCGGAAATGTGGGTCACCGCGATTGGTTCCACATCCAGTGGATCAGTAATCGCTACCTAGATATGACCAGCAGTGAAGTCTCTGA CCGTTTCAGAAGCAACGTGGAGGGGAAGTACCTCATGGACGCCGTCCCTTTCAGCTGCTGCAACACCTACTCTCCGAGACCCTGTATACAGCAGCAGGTCACCAACAACTCAGCCCACTACAACTACGACTACCAGACTGAGGATCGCAACCTGTGGAAGAGAGGCTGCCACCAGGCCCTGCTCGACCACTACACCAACATCATGCAGTCCATCGGCTGTACCGTGCTCATCATCTGGCTGTTCGAG CTTTTGGTGTTAACAGGCGTGCGCTACCTCCAGACGGCCATGGAGAACGTTCTACGGCTGGGTGATCTGGACTCTGAGTCGGACGGCTGGCTCCTGGAGAACAGCATCGCTGAGACGGCCCGCTCCAACTTCAACATTATCAAGAACCTCGGCAAGTGCTACCAGGTGGACGATGACCCTAACATCAACGTGCCCAGTGTTGCCCAACAAGAGGTGCCCACTCGTCAGATTCCCGTGGCCAGCTAA
- the tmem179aa gene encoding transmembrane protein 179 — protein MALDNFLFGQCILYFLAFLFGFICVVPLSENSDDFQGKCILFTEGMWQNENMTVGKQRFMIQEWASESSCRFITFVGIFSLILSAIQAWRTFFYLCKGHDDSFFHAFLNLLLSLLVVFLVFVASTITSVGFDSWCDAVTENGAMPSSCEDLQDTDLELGVDNSSFYDQFAIAQFGLWSAWLTWLAITVMAFLKVYHNHRQEDLLDSLVHEKELLLGRGSPRRGSGSDERSGMI, from the exons aTGGCCCTTGACAATTTTCTTTTCGGTCAGTGCATACTTTATTTTCttgcttttttatttggttttatcTGTGTTGTACCGCTATCGGAAAACAGCGATGATTTTCAAGGAAAGTGCATTTTGTTCACTGAGGGAATGTGGCAGAACGAAAATATGACAGTCGGAAAGCAACGCTTCATGATCCAGGAATGGGCATCTGAATCCTCCTGCCGCTTTATTACTTTCGTCGGCAtcttctccctcattctctctgctATTCAAGCATGGCGGACGTTTTTCTATCTTTGTAAAGGCCACGACGA TTCCTTCTTCCATGCCTTCCTGAACTTGCTGTTGAGTCTGCTGGTTGTGTTCTTAGTGTTTGTGGCCAGCACCATCACCAGTGTCGGCTTCGATTCCTGGTGTGATGCTGTCACAGAAAACGGGGCCATGCCAAGCAG CTGTGAGGATCTGCAGGACACTGATCTGGAACTTGGTGTGGATAACTCATCTTTTTATGACCAGTTTGCCATTGCACAG TTTGGCCTGTGGTCAGCTTGGTTGACGTGGTTAGCCATCACGGTTATGGCCTTCCTCAAAGTTTACCACAACCACCGTCAAGAGGACCTCCTGGACAGTCTGGTTCATGAGAAGGAGCTGCTGCTTGGCAGGGGGTCTCCTCGCAGGGGCTCTGGATCTGACGAACGCAGTGGAATGATCTAG